A genomic segment from uncultured Desulfuromonas sp. encodes:
- a CDS encoding peptidylprolyl isomerase: MSKIGIKITLMTLCSLLWLCSAAHALFWQDSALVTINDESFSRQNFLDWWQEWQEPDMELPETPDDFINWILLSNEAEQMQLYDEEQFKQKVHTFLKVRSLMLLKQEEIDSKVLVTDDEVAAVYHQDYTPVLKLRSIELETPEQCDKFLTAAGQGLSAEEIIADPALNLDQVKLCGSILQRPNQLPPRIRALYEQDTQARFLPAYSYEDRWFILEVLQKDPGNDDDLAMVAENILYSLKKKKQQELTGQLNTRLMKKYQVQLDEALFSRIHVDGPEADVADAAVITFPDLTITGQILYDNAINHYRRFGGKDIKNISFEDIVRRVANDIVAQTLTTMEALDRHYETKPPFQSVYYFYQRHRLIRGLEHKLIKPQISVSDDELEQYYNTHHDEFAYPLRVRYASVETRNEKMALKLRDELRKGGDFYQVLSPLSPEGIATKTTPVPHLVPEMQALVSTLQPGQCDMLQVDDYFHFIRLVESPRIDYMPFEQIKDSLRAQLEDQKFKEKRAELIARLRQRTNISVNQRQWQRCINELKGQ; this comes from the coding sequence TTGTCAAAAATCGGCATAAAAATCACTCTCATGACATTATGTTCCCTGTTATGGCTATGCAGTGCTGCGCACGCACTGTTCTGGCAGGATTCCGCTCTGGTCACCATTAATGACGAATCGTTCAGTCGTCAGAACTTTCTCGACTGGTGGCAGGAGTGGCAAGAACCGGACATGGAACTTCCCGAAACTCCGGATGACTTCATCAACTGGATTCTGCTGTCAAATGAAGCCGAGCAGATGCAGCTCTATGATGAAGAACAGTTCAAGCAGAAAGTGCATACCTTCCTCAAAGTTCGCTCGCTGATGCTGCTGAAGCAGGAGGAAATCGATTCAAAAGTGTTGGTCACGGATGATGAGGTCGCTGCCGTTTATCACCAGGACTATACGCCGGTGCTGAAACTGCGTTCCATTGAGTTGGAGACGCCTGAACAATGCGACAAGTTTCTCACTGCAGCGGGACAAGGTCTGAGCGCTGAAGAAATTATCGCCGATCCGGCACTCAATCTCGATCAGGTTAAACTCTGCGGCTCCATTCTACAGCGCCCCAATCAGTTGCCTCCCAGAATCCGTGCTCTTTATGAGCAGGATACACAGGCTCGCTTCCTGCCCGCCTACAGCTATGAAGATCGCTGGTTTATTCTCGAAGTTCTGCAAAAAGATCCCGGAAATGACGACGATCTTGCCATGGTTGCCGAGAATATCCTCTACTCTTTGAAAAAAAAGAAACAGCAGGAACTGACCGGGCAACTCAACACACGTCTGATGAAAAAATATCAGGTCCAGCTTGACGAGGCCCTGTTCAGCCGCATCCATGTTGATGGTCCTGAAGCCGATGTTGCTGACGCCGCCGTCATTACATTTCCTGATCTGACCATCACCGGTCAGATCCTTTATGACAATGCCATCAATCACTATCGCCGTTTCGGTGGTAAGGACATTAAGAACATCTCCTTTGAAGATATTGTTCGCCGTGTGGCCAACGACATCGTCGCCCAGACCCTGACAACCATGGAGGCGCTTGACCGTCATTATGAAACCAAACCGCCTTTTCAATCGGTTTACTATTTTTATCAGCGCCACCGTCTCATTCGAGGATTAGAGCACAAGCTGATCAAGCCGCAGATATCCGTCAGTGACGACGAACTCGAACAGTATTACAACACGCATCACGATGAATTTGCCTATCCTCTTCGTGTCCGCTATGCCAGTGTGGAAACCCGTAATGAAAAGATGGCTTTGAAGCTGCGCGATGAGCTGCGTAAAGGCGGTGACTTCTACCAGGTCTTGTCACCGCTGTCACCGGAAGGTATTGCCACCAAAACGACGCCAGTTCCCCATCTGGTTCCTGAGATGCAGGCGCTGGTGTCGACATTACAACCCGGCCAGTGCGATATGTTGCAGGTGGACGACTACTTTCATTTTATCCGCCTGGTTGAATCTCCAAGAATTGACTACATGCCGTTCGAACAGATTAAGGACTCGCTACGGGCGCAACTGGAAGATCAAAAATTCAAGGAGAAGCGTGCGGAACTGATTGCACGCCTGCGGCAACGGACGAATATTTCGGTCAATCAACGTCAATGGCAACGCTGTATCAATGAACTCAAGGGGCAATAA
- a CDS encoding cytochrome c3 family protein, whose protein sequence is MMNRWVPSFLIVFCVMLLSYGCSGPGSGKSTNRVVKDCLDCHAEYQSVLQHDRLHQPLKGGTCNSCHRNHGLLGGVYLKCADNELCFQCHQSITSTAKNAVVHSPVAKGECGVCHDPHGSNNSALLLKTGQALCVDCHDKATFNGRVRHLPVDQGCGTCHAPHFSLHANRLTQPENEQCLSCHDNSTTMKQKHAGYAVASACTTCHTVHSSERDSLLRATIHQPVLDAECSGCHEGADSPTPFTLLRQGSALCLDCHDALQQDMAHQQSHQPVKDGDCFSCHNPHASDFQGLLTQSPETVCFQCHDPEQKQTSQHPAYTTGQCLGCHAPHRSPSGQSALLRAPLNTLCASCHDQGKKTMRVAHAPASEKACDTCHAPHGSAQPSLLVKPQQELCLDCHEEMREPLARLNLHAPAATNECSGCHQPHGSENKNLLASRGPQLCASCHEEIEEQRLHGPTHDPFKKGQCRTCHDPHASDFSSLSVKDNNTVCFDCHGELAQDKKAYQHLPFSQGQCTTCHHPHGSGYQANLKQSLPELCLNCHDVDRYWAKGVAHEPARQGQCTSCHLVHQSDRPHLLTKAVDQLCQQCHAESPQQLAVHHGGIAPGSDSCLSCHDSHGSLDRSLTFPIKHQPFAEKNCQACHQGGTH, encoded by the coding sequence ATGATGAATCGATGGGTTCCATCCTTTTTAATCGTTTTTTGTGTGATGTTACTGAGCTACGGCTGTTCCGGTCCGGGTTCAGGAAAATCAACCAATCGTGTGGTCAAGGACTGTCTCGACTGTCATGCCGAATATCAATCCGTCCTGCAACATGACCGTCTCCATCAGCCACTCAAGGGCGGGACATGCAACAGTTGCCATCGCAACCATGGCCTGCTTGGCGGTGTTTATCTGAAATGCGCCGATAATGAGCTGTGCTTTCAATGCCATCAGAGCATCACCTCGACCGCTAAAAATGCCGTTGTTCATTCCCCGGTCGCTAAAGGGGAATGCGGCGTCTGCCATGATCCTCACGGCAGTAATAACAGCGCGCTGTTACTCAAAACAGGTCAGGCCCTATGTGTCGATTGTCATGACAAGGCAACCTTTAATGGACGCGTTCGCCACCTTCCTGTGGATCAGGGTTGCGGCACCTGTCATGCGCCGCACTTTTCTCTCCATGCCAACCGTTTAACGCAACCCGAGAATGAACAGTGCCTGAGTTGTCACGACAACAGTACCACCATGAAGCAAAAACATGCCGGATACGCGGTTGCATCAGCCTGCACAACCTGCCATACGGTTCATTCTTCAGAACGGGACAGTCTGTTACGTGCCACCATCCATCAACCGGTCCTTGACGCAGAATGTTCCGGATGCCATGAGGGTGCAGACAGTCCGACGCCCTTTACCCTGCTTCGCCAGGGCAGCGCCCTGTGTCTGGACTGTCATGATGCCCTGCAACAGGACATGGCGCACCAGCAGAGCCATCAGCCGGTCAAAGACGGAGACTGTTTCAGTTGTCACAATCCTCATGCCAGCGATTTTCAGGGATTACTGACGCAGTCACCGGAAACGGTGTGTTTCCAATGCCATGATCCCGAACAAAAACAAACCAGTCAGCATCCGGCTTACACCACCGGCCAGTGTTTAGGCTGTCATGCACCACATCGTTCCCCGTCGGGTCAATCCGCTCTGTTGAGGGCGCCACTGAATACGTTATGTGCCTCTTGCCACGATCAAGGCAAAAAAACGATGCGTGTTGCTCATGCACCCGCCAGTGAAAAAGCCTGTGATACCTGTCATGCCCCGCATGGCAGTGCGCAACCGTCATTGTTGGTCAAACCACAACAGGAGCTGTGCCTTGACTGTCACGAAGAGATGCGCGAGCCTTTGGCACGTTTAAACCTTCATGCCCCGGCAGCGACCAATGAATGTTCCGGCTGTCATCAGCCTCACGGCAGCGAGAATAAAAACCTGTTAGCGTCCCGAGGTCCACAATTGTGTGCCTCTTGCCATGAGGAAATTGAAGAACAACGGCTGCACGGGCCAACGCATGATCCGTTTAAAAAAGGCCAGTGCCGCACCTGCCATGATCCACATGCCAGTGATTTCAGTTCACTGTCCGTCAAGGATAATAATACCGTATGTTTCGATTGCCATGGAGAGCTGGCACAGGACAAAAAAGCCTATCAGCATTTACCATTCTCCCAAGGGCAGTGCACAACCTGTCACCACCCCCACGGCAGCGGTTATCAGGCGAATCTCAAGCAGTCTCTACCGGAGTTATGCCTGAACTGTCATGATGTGGATCGTTACTGGGCCAAAGGTGTTGCCCATGAACCGGCACGACAAGGACAATGTACCAGCTGCCATCTGGTTCATCAGTCGGATCGCCCGCACTTACTGACAAAGGCCGTCGATCAACTCTGTCAGCAATGCCACGCTGAATCCCCGCAGCAACTTGCGGTTCATCACGGCGGCATCGCACCAGGCAGCGACAGTTGTCTGAGTTGTCACGACAGTCACGGCAGTCTGGACCGGTCATTGACATTCCCCATCAAACATCAGCCGTTTGCAGAAAAGAACTGCCAGGCCTGCCACCAGGGAGGGACCCACTGA
- a CDS encoding cytochrome c3 family protein: MNYRTWIFSWLPLVVLVAGVGLAQAGTDCFQCHDPALFSGKVTHRPVAKNQCDQCHNPHLAKFDGLLLAEGSDLCFQCHTGFKSKELDKKVIHQPVAEGQCNACHDPHASQTGGLLKRSMTELCLSCHTQIDEQPGKPHAPFAKGQCATCHLPHASDRRALLKKDNSALCLSCHQASAALRKQHLNRSLERVDCLECHQPHKSQRISLLRETLHQPFADGECQSCHARNNDLNLCLSCHEDVLSSFNHQFSHRVVGNQVNGCFNCHSPHASRQQGLIKEAEGQACRQCHEGKFQRREKSLYLHPGANTCVNCHQLHGSDLPAMRKKDNDSACISCHERHSNFSHPMGDKALDPRNGQPMNCISCHDPCNGTMFKYNLRGTSDKGLCILCHAGY, translated from the coding sequence ATGAATTATCGCACTTGGATTTTTTCATGGTTGCCCCTGGTTGTTCTTGTCGCCGGAGTAGGACTCGCTCAGGCCGGAACCGATTGTTTTCAATGTCACGACCCTGCGTTGTTCAGTGGCAAAGTCACACACCGCCCCGTGGCAAAAAATCAATGTGACCAGTGCCACAATCCCCATCTGGCCAAATTTGACGGTCTGTTGCTTGCTGAAGGGAGTGACTTGTGCTTTCAATGCCATACCGGTTTCAAAAGTAAAGAACTCGACAAAAAGGTGATCCATCAACCGGTTGCAGAAGGACAATGCAACGCCTGTCATGATCCCCATGCGTCGCAGACAGGCGGTCTATTAAAACGTTCCATGACGGAATTATGCCTGAGTTGTCACACGCAAATTGATGAACAGCCGGGAAAACCGCATGCGCCTTTTGCCAAAGGGCAATGTGCCACCTGCCACCTGCCGCATGCCAGTGACCGACGTGCCCTCCTCAAAAAGGATAACAGTGCACTGTGTCTGAGCTGCCATCAGGCCAGCGCAGCGTTACGCAAACAGCACCTCAACAGATCATTGGAACGTGTCGATTGTCTGGAGTGTCATCAACCGCATAAATCTCAACGTATCAGCCTGCTGCGGGAAACGTTGCACCAGCCATTTGCGGATGGAGAATGCCAGAGTTGTCATGCTCGCAATAATGACCTTAATCTCTGTTTGAGCTGTCACGAAGACGTCTTGTCCTCCTTTAACCACCAGTTCAGTCATCGCGTCGTCGGCAATCAGGTTAATGGTTGTTTCAATTGCCACAGCCCTCATGCCAGTCGGCAACAGGGACTGATCAAGGAGGCGGAAGGACAGGCCTGTCGTCAGTGTCACGAAGGCAAGTTCCAGCGCCGTGAAAAGAGCCTGTATCTCCATCCTGGGGCCAACACCTGTGTCAACTGTCATCAACTGCACGGATCAGACCTGCCGGCGATGCGCAAAAAAGACAATGACTCGGCCTGTATCAGCTGTCATGAACGCCACAGCAACTTCAGTCATCCGATGGGTGACAAGGCACTTGATCCACGTAACGGACAACCGATGAACTGCATCTCGTGCCATGATCCCTGTAACGGCACGATGTTCAAGTACAACCTGCGTGGCACGAGCGACAAAGGGTTATGCATCCTTTGTCACGCTGGATATTAG
- a CDS encoding cytochrome c3 family protein produces the protein MMSANYNQTDFKPVTVLRASRLTGCVTLMLCLLFSSGEAKVSGPCSNCHTMHNSQDNSLVNSSGPTSSLLLDDCVGCHTGSNVEGGTTPFVHNTGSVDYNLSGIEGDTLAGGTFKFVATDGYKGHNVAGIASTYDLSSPPGFDGGRPAADDSTPGNGSWSNEQITCAGTYGCHGSHSTTNPYQAIYGGHHKNTQGVAITSPGTAPADGYRLLVGIAGYEDPEWELTPTATLHNQYMGVDNPGQSTETSTISYLCSQCHGQYHNPSSNLSSGGGSPWLRHPTDYDMGNTDLGSEYRSYGNAGNTYLPATPVASSIVTSVKSTVTFSDDTIVTCLSCHRAHGSNYYKAMRWGYAESNDGGLCSNCHTSKD, from the coding sequence ATGATGTCAGCCAATTACAACCAAACAGATTTCAAGCCGGTTACAGTACTCAGAGCCAGTCGTCTTACGGGCTGTGTCACACTGATGCTGTGTCTGCTGTTCAGTAGTGGTGAAGCAAAGGTTTCGGGGCCCTGCTCCAACTGTCACACCATGCATAACAGTCAGGACAACAGTCTGGTGAACAGCTCTGGACCGACCTCTTCGCTACTGCTCGATGACTGTGTTGGTTGTCACACCGGCAGCAATGTTGAAGGAGGAACGACACCGTTTGTCCATAACACCGGCAGCGTCGATTATAACCTGTCGGGAATTGAGGGAGATACATTGGCGGGTGGTACATTCAAATTCGTCGCCACCGATGGCTACAAAGGACATAACGTCGCCGGTATCGCCAGCACTTATGACCTCTCTTCTCCGCCTGGCTTTGACGGAGGACGACCGGCAGCAGACGACTCAACACCTGGCAACGGATCCTGGTCGAATGAACAGATCACCTGTGCCGGCACCTATGGCTGTCACGGCAGCCATTCGACCACCAATCCTTATCAGGCCATTTATGGCGGACATCATAAAAATACCCAGGGGGTGGCCATCACATCCCCTGGAACTGCACCCGCAGATGGTTATCGTCTTCTTGTTGGCATCGCCGGTTATGAAGACCCTGAATGGGAATTGACACCAACAGCGACCTTGCACAACCAATATATGGGCGTGGATAATCCCGGCCAATCAACGGAGACATCGACCATCAGCTACCTGTGTTCGCAATGTCATGGTCAATACCATAACCCATCGTCCAATCTCAGTAGCGGTGGTGGTTCCCCGTGGTTACGCCATCCAACGGACTACGACATGGGCAACACAGACTTGGGTTCGGAATACCGCAGTTATGGTAATGCCGGGAATACCTATCTCCCGGCAACACCGGTAGCCAGCTCAATAGTGACCAGTGTCAAGAGCACTGTAACCTTTAGCGACGATACAATTGTCACCTGTCTCTCCTGCCATCGCGCCCACGGTTCGAATTATTACAAAGCGATGCGCTGGGGATACGCTGAAAGTAATGACGGCGGTTTGTGCAGCAACTGTCATACCAGCAAAGACTGA
- a CDS encoding cytochrome c3 family protein translates to MIRFNKISILCTLILLIIIRPATSRSDDSECLDCHEEVADVINESFYVHEPVRDKKCRVCHARQDAEESESAQPVSEPVTNFVIAYKNTTSDKQEPITWLMENFTPSRYQAALISQRQLKDRLILELWQEQSGKKKRQFDTPELNDLEAQNPLYQMLSIDNLYLTEFDTRLVPRATLHWTTNEPGRCTVSYGNESPDVVYEEDDLYVYDHHLHLRNFTDKGYVVEIKCRDPYRRLKTTERFNILSLPVLKNEQEAAIPTQDRVQLKNLQDKLWVEVETTQPASLSVGVQHVADDAESDSALPEPTMTLPEPVNETGDDEHIVLNTLFYTTTQVCHKCHTGLEPGQSHPVNVLPPLNMTVPPEYKRLKNGKITCMTCHTIHGGNTENRLIKKTPKALCTGCHTNY, encoded by the coding sequence ATGATACGATTTAATAAAATTTCCATCCTTTGTACACTCATACTCCTGATAATCATCAGACCCGCAACCAGTCGCAGCGACGATTCCGAGTGTCTGGACTGCCATGAAGAAGTTGCCGACGTCATCAATGAAAGTTTTTACGTTCATGAACCGGTCCGGGACAAGAAATGTCGTGTCTGTCATGCCCGCCAGGACGCTGAAGAATCAGAGTCCGCTCAACCCGTATCGGAACCGGTGACCAATTTCGTTATTGCCTACAAAAATACGACATCGGACAAACAAGAGCCAATCACCTGGTTGATGGAAAATTTTACGCCATCCCGGTATCAGGCAGCCTTAATCAGTCAGCGCCAGCTAAAAGATCGTTTAATTCTTGAACTGTGGCAGGAACAAAGCGGCAAGAAAAAACGGCAATTTGATACTCCAGAACTCAATGACCTTGAAGCGCAGAATCCTCTTTACCAGATGCTTTCTATCGACAACCTCTATCTGACGGAATTTGATACGCGCCTGGTCCCGCGTGCAACTCTGCATTGGACCACCAATGAGCCGGGACGATGCACGGTAAGCTACGGCAATGAAAGCCCTGACGTTGTTTACGAAGAGGACGACCTGTATGTCTATGACCACCACCTTCATTTGCGCAATTTCACCGACAAGGGCTATGTGGTGGAGATTAAATGTCGCGATCCCTATCGCCGTCTTAAAACCACGGAGCGCTTTAACATTCTGTCGCTACCGGTTCTTAAAAACGAACAAGAAGCCGCCATTCCGACGCAAGATCGCGTGCAATTGAAAAACCTTCAGGACAAGCTCTGGGTTGAAGTTGAAACGACACAACCAGCCAGTCTTTCTGTCGGAGTACAGCATGTTGCTGACGATGCTGAGTCCGACAGTGCGTTGCCTGAACCAACCATGACCCTGCCGGAACCGGTTAATGAAACTGGCGACGATGAGCACATCGTGCTCAATACTCTTTTCTACACGACCACGCAGGTTTGCCACAAATGTCACACAGGGCTGGAACCGGGACAATCGCATCCCGTCAACGTCTTACCTCCGTTGAACATGACCGTTCCACCTGAGTATAAACGGCTTAAAAACGGCAAAATCACGTGTATGACCTGCCATACCATTCATGGCGGCAATACGGAAAATCGTTTGATCAAAAAGACCCCTAAGGCATTGTGTACCGGCTGCCATACCAATTATTAA
- a CDS encoding methyl-accepting chemotaxis protein: MTAEKFKRKLVNLNVKRRLQIWLLIRIGGIIILTSIVSALILYGYARHETINSFYQAHIKIRHVSDLLLPVVLSGSAISLISGVFLALFLPQKIAGPLYRIEQELNKVKAGDFRIKIRLRTKDTLVNFTSHINETIATVDRRLSDMQKAVNCIENTENLPQETRENIDRIKQLLHDCKTSLNQP; the protein is encoded by the coding sequence ATGACTGCTGAAAAATTCAAACGCAAACTGGTCAACCTCAACGTAAAAAGACGCCTGCAGATTTGGTTGCTGATCCGTATCGGCGGCATCATCATCCTCACGTCAATTGTCTCAGCATTGATCCTCTACGGCTATGCCCGTCATGAGACCATCAACAGCTTTTACCAGGCGCATATCAAAATCCGCCACGTCAGTGATCTGCTCTTGCCGGTGGTGTTATCCGGCTCAGCCATCAGCCTGATCAGCGGTGTTTTTTTGGCGCTGTTTCTCCCCCAAAAAATTGCCGGGCCTCTTTATCGTATTGAACAGGAGCTTAACAAAGTTAAAGCGGGTGACTTTCGCATTAAAATCAGGCTGCGCACGAAAGATACACTGGTCAACTTCACCAGCCACATTAACGAGACGATCGCAACGGTAGATCGCCGTTTAAGTGACATGCAGAAAGCGGTCAACTGCATCGAAAACACGGAAAATCTTCCTCAGGAAACACGGGAAAACATTGATAGGATCAAACAGCTGCTACACGACTGTAAAACCTCTCTGAATCAGCCTTAA
- a CDS encoding cytochrome c3 family protein — protein MKTSRLSLLLIVSLVLWGSSALASVSGSCANCHTMHATDGSGNELSGGAKGSLTIGGCVGCHTGDNSVSTGASAGAAKGAGGVPFVMSTSPTYGPEYDSGTLELGNTIAGGNFYWVATAGGNDKTAGHNVTTDSLCAFDMDAPGRRDGDQTSFADVDNQRLTCAGTMGCHGERGLDGEGNPLGDYASISGAHHSSDASGIDGLTVGTSFRFLNGVLGTESANWEYHPTAANHNSYKAEARTQAQNMADGGNTISSLCGQCHGDFHSGDATVSDSLGAWLRHPTDILLPGTGTEYVNYACIPAETGKIYNVIAPVGVATPIASTADVTQATSIVTCISCHRAHGSPYADLLRWDYAGISAGTTMGGVQNNGCFACHTSKDGAI, from the coding sequence ATGAAAACATCACGGCTTAGTTTGCTACTTATCGTCTCACTGGTGCTCTGGGGTTCCAGTGCTTTGGCGAGTGTCAGCGGCTCCTGTGCGAACTGTCACACCATGCACGCCACGGACGGATCAGGTAATGAATTGTCAGGCGGTGCCAAAGGTTCTTTGACCATTGGTGGTTGCGTTGGTTGCCATACCGGTGACAATTCAGTATCAACTGGTGCTTCAGCCGGTGCAGCCAAAGGCGCTGGCGGTGTCCCCTTTGTCATGAGCACGTCTCCGACTTATGGCCCGGAGTATGACAGCGGCACACTTGAACTGGGCAACACAATCGCCGGTGGAAACTTTTACTGGGTTGCAACAGCTGGTGGTAATGACAAAACAGCCGGTCATAACGTCACCACAGACAGCCTATGCGCGTTTGACATGGATGCTCCAGGACGGCGTGATGGTGATCAAACATCTTTTGCCGACGTTGACAATCAACGTTTAACCTGTGCAGGAACCATGGGCTGCCACGGTGAGCGTGGTCTGGATGGAGAAGGAAATCCCCTTGGTGATTATGCCAGTATCAGCGGCGCCCACCACTCTTCAGATGCCAGCGGCATTGACGGTTTGACGGTCGGCACCAGCTTCCGCTTCCTTAATGGTGTCCTTGGTACCGAGTCGGCAAACTGGGAATATCATCCTACTGCAGCCAACCACAACAGCTATAAAGCGGAAGCGCGTACCCAAGCACAAAATATGGCCGATGGCGGTAACACCATCAGCTCCCTGTGTGGACAATGCCATGGCGATTTCCATAGCGGCGATGCCACCGTGTCGGATAGCTTGGGTGCCTGGTTGCGTCACCCGACCGACATTCTCCTGCCGGGTACCGGTACAGAGTATGTTAATTATGCCTGTATTCCCGCTGAAACAGGTAAAATCTACAACGTCATCGCCCCAGTTGGCGTAGCAACACCGATTGCTTCCACTGCTGACGTTACCCAGGCGACTTCAATCGTTACCTGCATCTCCTGCCATCGTGCCCATGGTTCCCCATACGCCGACCTGCTGCGTTGGGACTATGCCGGCATCAGCGCAGGCACAACGATGGGCGGAGTACAAAACAACGGTTGCTTTGCCTGCCATACCAGTAAGGATGGAGCTATTTAA
- a CDS encoding sensor domain-containing diguanylate cyclase — protein sequence MISSHRQLTMTLSAAGALIAIIGYFYLIDKAELTASTLFLFMPVGLTSSAIAALLLACHLRADHHTRHLTEQQQLFSDFIHHAQDLIQVVDTQGNILYVNTIWEETLGYSRSEASRMNIFDIIADDHKSVCQSRFNELLQGTYKGCFEVTYKTRDGQAITLEGNCSYSIRNGRPHMIRGIFRDISQRREQDEQIIKMAYHDMLTNLPNRFLLHDRLSQAISQARRYHQKTALVYVDLDHFKRINDNHGHAIGDILLQKTARRMQDCLRENDTVSRIGGDEFLLILTGIKDRDDIPKIVDKVRIALAAPYIINSLRINSSASMGTAVYPLDGVDPEALLNQADQAMYMAKRQGGNSHCFYTESTPPKTKVLRLV from the coding sequence ATGATCAGCTCCCATCGACAATTAACCATGACATTAAGTGCAGCCGGCGCATTGATCGCCATTATCGGCTATTTCTACCTGATTGACAAAGCCGAGCTTACTGCGTCAACGCTGTTTTTGTTCATGCCTGTCGGATTGACATCCTCGGCTATCGCTGCCCTTCTACTGGCCTGCCATCTCAGAGCAGATCATCATACGCGTCATCTGACAGAGCAACAACAACTGTTCAGCGACTTTATTCATCACGCTCAGGATTTGATTCAGGTTGTTGATACCCAAGGGAATATTCTCTATGTCAACACGATCTGGGAAGAGACCCTCGGTTATTCCCGTTCTGAGGCATCGCGCATGAATATCTTTGACATCATTGCCGATGATCATAAAAGTGTCTGTCAGTCCCGATTCAATGAATTACTGCAGGGAACGTACAAAGGATGTTTTGAGGTCACCTATAAAACCCGTGATGGTCAAGCGATTACCCTGGAAGGCAACTGCAGCTACAGCATCAGGAATGGTCGTCCCCACATGATCCGCGGCATTTTCAGAGACATCAGTCAACGTCGTGAACAGGATGAACAGATCATTAAAATGGCCTATCACGATATGCTGACCAATCTGCCCAACCGTTTTCTGCTCCACGACCGCTTGTCCCAGGCCATTTCCCAGGCCAGGCGTTACCATCAGAAAACAGCTCTGGTCTATGTTGACTTGGACCATTTCAAACGTATCAATGATAACCACGGTCATGCCATCGGTGACATTCTGTTGCAGAAAACCGCTCGGCGCATGCAGGACTGTCTGCGCGAGAACGACACGGTTTCGAGAATCGGCGGTGATGAATTTCTGCTGATTCTTACCGGCATTAAAGATCGCGACGACATCCCAAAAATCGTCGACAAGGTTCGAATTGCCTTGGCCGCGCCTTATATTATTAATAGCCTGCGTATTAATTCTTCGGCCAGCATGGGGACAGCTGTCTACCCTCTTGATGGTGTGGACCCTGAAGCCTTGCTCAACCAGGCGGATCAGGCCATGTATATGGCCAAACGACAAGGTGGAAACAGCCACTGTTTCTATACAGAAAGTACGCCACCGAAGACCAAAGTTCTTCGCCTGGTTTAA